One window from the genome of Pandoraea fibrosis encodes:
- a CDS encoding flagellin N-terminal helical domain-containing protein, which produces MSSVINTNIFSLVAQRNLSSSQGALQTSITRLSSGLRINSAADDAAGLAITDRMTSQINGLTQASQNANDGISLVQTAAGALSSITDNLQRIRTLAVQATNSTNSDSDRAALDQEVQQRLAEVNRLASQTQFNGLSVLNGTMGVANFQVGANAGQTISVNLTQSMTTSSIGAVAQATSTTNPLSYTISATNDLKIQDGTGSTIDVAAGTYNNANDLAAAINTAGAKAGFTANIASVNSTGQLVISNTDPAAALNITGAAAANTQLGLPATIAAGAAAVTSTGVASQFQTTLGTGDLTFTVNGVAHDITGTFKSSADLATAINSANIGVNAFIDSTGAMHISSGQSFNISSTNGGTPSTLTQLGLTAGTYTTSGSLATADVKSVNNATLMLSQIDAAITTVDSFNATLGATQNRFQSTISSLSTTTQNLTQARSGVQDTDYAAETANLTRTQILQQAGISMLSQANQLPQQVLKLLQ; this is translated from the coding sequence ATGTCATCTGTCATCAATACCAATATCTTCTCGCTGGTTGCTCAACGCAATCTGAGCTCGTCGCAAGGCGCGCTGCAAACCTCGATCACGCGTCTGTCGTCGGGCCTGCGCATCAACAGCGCTGCTGACGATGCTGCCGGTCTGGCGATTACCGACCGCATGACGTCGCAGATCAACGGTCTGACGCAAGCGTCGCAAAACGCCAACGACGGTATCTCGCTGGTGCAGACCGCTGCCGGCGCCCTGTCGTCGATTACGGACAACCTGCAACGTATCCGTACGCTGGCCGTGCAAGCCACGAACTCGACGAACTCGGATTCGGACCGTGCAGCCCTCGACCAGGAAGTCCAACAGCGTCTGGCCGAAGTGAACCGTCTGGCTTCCCAGACCCAGTTCAACGGTCTGTCGGTGCTCAACGGCACGATGGGCGTGGCGAACTTCCAGGTTGGCGCCAACGCCGGCCAGACCATTTCGGTCAACCTGACGCAAAGCATGACCACGTCGAGCATCGGCGCCGTGGCACAAGCGACGTCGACCACCAACCCGCTGTCGTACACGATCTCGGCCACCAACGACCTGAAGATTCAGGACGGCACGGGCTCCACGATCGACGTTGCTGCCGGCACGTACAACAACGCCAACGACCTGGCCGCCGCCATCAACACCGCCGGCGCGAAGGCTGGCTTCACCGCCAACATCGCTTCGGTCAACTCGACCGGCCAGCTGGTCATCAGCAACACCGACCCGGCTGCCGCTCTGAATATCACCGGCGCTGCCGCTGCCAACACCCAACTCGGCCTGCCGGCGACCATCGCCGCTGGCGCTGCCGCCGTCACGTCGACTGGCGTGGCGTCGCAGTTCCAGACCACGCTGGGCACGGGCGACCTGACCTTCACGGTCAACGGCGTTGCGCACGACATCACCGGCACGTTCAAGAGCTCGGCTGACCTGGCCACGGCGATCAACTCGGCCAACATCGGTGTCAACGCGTTCATCGATTCGACCGGCGCAATGCACATCAGCTCGGGTCAATCGTTCAACATTTCGTCGACCAACGGCGGCACCCCCAGCACGTTGACGCAGCTCGGCCTGACCGCCGGCACGTACACGACGTCGGGCAGCCTGGCTACCGCCGACGTGAAGTCGGTCAACAACGCCACGCTGATGCTGTCGCAGATCGACGCCGCCATCACGACCGTTGACTCGTTCAACGCCACGCTGGGTGCTACGCAAAACCGCTTCCAGTCGACGATTTCGAGCCTGTCGACCACGACGCAAAACCTGACGCAAGCGCGTTCGGGTGTGCAAGACACGGACTACGCTGCGGAAACGGCCAACCTGACCCGCACGCAGATCCTGCAACAAGCCGGTATCTCGATGCTGTCGCAAGCCAACCAGTTGCCGCAGCAAGTGCTCAAGCTCCTCCAGTAA
- a CDS encoding ABC transporter ATP-binding protein, translating into MTQTITPTAPARAASPVSRDTPAIEFDNVSCRFISPDGKATVALRNFSMSVARGEFVAIVGPTGCGKSTTLSMITGLLRPTAGSVRVMGQPVNGIDPRIGFVFQNDAVFPWRSVRDNVAAGPLFRGQSKDAAYALADEWIKRVGLDKFGSHYPHQLSGGMRKRVALAQTFINNPEILLMDEPFSALDMQTRTLMQDELLQLWSSTSGSVVFVTHDLEEAIALADRVFVLTARPATLKNVYTIDLPRPRVMSEIRYEQRFIDISREIWADLREEVKIG; encoded by the coding sequence ATGACCCAGACCATCACCCCTACGGCGCCGGCACGCGCCGCGAGCCCTGTCTCGCGTGACACGCCCGCCATCGAATTCGACAACGTGTCGTGCCGCTTCATCTCGCCCGATGGCAAAGCCACCGTGGCGCTGCGCAACTTCAGCATGTCGGTCGCCCGCGGCGAGTTCGTGGCCATCGTCGGCCCGACCGGTTGTGGCAAGTCGACCACGCTGTCGATGATTACCGGTCTGCTGCGCCCGACGGCGGGCAGCGTGCGAGTCATGGGTCAACCCGTGAACGGTATCGATCCGCGCATTGGCTTCGTTTTTCAGAACGACGCCGTTTTTCCGTGGCGCAGCGTGCGCGATAACGTTGCCGCCGGCCCGCTGTTTCGCGGCCAGTCAAAAGACGCCGCCTATGCGCTGGCCGACGAGTGGATCAAGCGCGTGGGCCTCGACAAGTTCGGCAGCCACTACCCGCATCAACTCTCGGGCGGCATGCGCAAACGTGTGGCGCTGGCGCAGACGTTCATCAACAACCCCGAAATTCTGCTGATGGATGAGCCGTTCTCCGCGCTCGACATGCAAACGCGCACGCTCATGCAGGACGAATTGCTGCAACTGTGGTCGTCGACGTCGGGCTCGGTGGTGTTCGTCACGCACGATCTGGAAGAGGCGATCGCGCTGGCGGATCGCGTGTTCGTGCTCACGGCGCGTCCGGCCACGTTGAAGAACGTCTACACGATCGATTTGCCGCGTCCGCGCGTGATGTCGGAGATTCGCTACGAACAGCGCTTCATCGACATCTCGCGTGAGATCTGGGCCGATCTGCGCGAGGAAGTGAAGATCGGTTGA
- a CDS encoding flagellar protein FliT: MNEATTLLNCYESIAGLTERMLGVARDGDWDALIDLETQYRAQVDSIKQLDAALPLTDDERSRKHAIIRRILADDAAIRDLAVPHLAHLDAMINNTRRQRALHEVYGLNLGT; encoded by the coding sequence ATGAATGAAGCCACGACCTTGTTGAACTGCTACGAAAGTATTGCCGGTCTCACGGAGCGCATGCTCGGCGTGGCACGTGACGGCGACTGGGATGCCCTCATCGACCTCGAGACGCAGTATCGTGCGCAGGTCGACTCGATCAAGCAGCTTGACGCAGCCCTGCCGCTCACCGACGATGAGCGCTCGCGCAAGCACGCGATCATCCGTCGCATTCTGGCCGACGACGCGGCGATTCGTGACCTCGCAGTGCCGCATCTGGCACACCTCGATGCGATGATCAACAACACGCGCCGTCAACGTGCATTGCACGAGGTCTATGGCCTGAACCTGGGCACCTGA
- a CDS encoding response regulator transcription factor, translated as MKLLLIEDNDTLAHWLARMLRDDNFTVDAARDGDAADRLLQTETYDVVLLDLMLPKLGGKHVLRRLRERRNNVPVIILTASGSVDEKVDCLGAGADDYLVKPFEVRELIARVKALARRHSPEQGADLVCADLSYQTGTRQFTIAGVPLALPSREHAVLEILMRKQGKTVAKSALVDGVFGLDDEPSADAIEIYIHRLRKKLETSRAAIMTLRGLGYLLREKDA; from the coding sequence ATGAAACTGCTGCTGATCGAAGACAACGACACGCTGGCCCACTGGCTCGCCCGCATGCTGCGCGACGACAACTTCACTGTCGACGCCGCGCGCGACGGCGATGCCGCCGACCGGCTGCTGCAAACCGAGACCTACGACGTGGTGCTGCTCGATCTCATGCTGCCCAAGCTCGGCGGCAAGCATGTGCTGCGGCGTTTGCGCGAGCGGCGCAACAACGTGCCCGTAATCATTCTCACGGCCAGCGGTTCGGTCGACGAAAAAGTCGACTGTCTCGGCGCCGGGGCCGACGACTATCTGGTGAAACCGTTCGAGGTGCGCGAGCTGATCGCACGCGTGAAGGCGCTGGCGCGTCGCCACTCGCCCGAGCAGGGCGCCGATCTCGTGTGCGCCGACCTGAGCTACCAGACCGGCACGCGACAGTTCACCATTGCAGGCGTGCCGCTCGCGCTGCCCTCGCGCGAACATGCCGTGCTCGAGATTCTGATGCGCAAGCAGGGTAAGACCGTTGCCAAAAGTGCGCTGGTCGACGGGGTCTTCGGTCTGGACGACGAACCGAGTGCCGACGCCATCGAGATCTATATCCACCGATTGCGCAAGAAGCTCGAGACAAGCCGTGCCGCCATCATGACCCTGCGCGGTCTGGGCTATTTGCTGCGCGAAAAAGATGCTTAG
- a CDS encoding ABC transporter substrate-binding protein, protein MPGFAADSGKITIMVGGITKMVYLPAKLAEQLGYFKEEGLNVELLSQPAGVDAENELLAGAVQAVVGFYDHSIDLQSKGKEIQAIVIFGQVPGEVELVNAKSKDTIKSMADVKGKTLGVTGLGSSTNFLTQYLAAKHGLTSSQYSVLPVGADNTFIAAIKQNRIDAGMTTEPTASQLLKTGDAAVLVDMRTMEGTVAALGGAYPASSLYVQRVWLDKHKPEAAKLARAFVKTLKFINTHSAAEIADKMPKDYYGNNKALYVQALQNSLPMYSPDGRMPKDGPETVLKVLSAFNPNVKGKHIDLSKTYTNEFVDQAK, encoded by the coding sequence ATGCCCGGTTTCGCTGCCGACAGCGGCAAGATCACGATCATGGTCGGGGGCATCACCAAGATGGTCTATCTGCCGGCCAAGCTCGCCGAGCAGCTCGGCTACTTCAAGGAAGAGGGCCTGAACGTCGAGCTGCTCTCGCAGCCCGCCGGTGTCGATGCCGAAAACGAATTGCTCGCCGGGGCCGTGCAGGCCGTGGTCGGCTTCTACGATCACTCGATCGATTTGCAGAGCAAGGGCAAGGAGATCCAGGCCATCGTGATCTTCGGTCAGGTGCCCGGCGAAGTCGAGCTGGTCAACGCGAAGAGCAAAGACACCATCAAGAGCATGGCCGACGTGAAGGGCAAGACCCTTGGCGTGACCGGTCTGGGCTCGTCGACGAACTTCCTCACGCAATATCTCGCGGCCAAACACGGCCTGACGTCCTCGCAGTATTCGGTGCTGCCGGTCGGTGCGGACAACACGTTTATCGCCGCCATCAAGCAGAACCGTATCGACGCCGGCATGACCACCGAGCCGACCGCCTCGCAGTTGCTCAAGACGGGCGACGCCGCCGTGCTGGTCGACATGCGCACGATGGAAGGCACCGTCGCCGCGCTGGGCGGCGCTTACCCGGCATCGAGCCTGTATGTGCAGCGTGTATGGCTCGACAAGCACAAGCCGGAAGCCGCCAAGCTCGCCCGCGCGTTCGTGAAGACGCTCAAGTTCATCAACACGCACTCGGCCGCCGAGATCGCCGACAAGATGCCGAAGGATTACTACGGCAACAACAAGGCGCTCTACGTTCAGGCGCTGCAGAACTCGCTGCCGATGTATTCGCCTGACGGGCGCATGCCCAAGGACGGTCCCGAGACCGTGCTCAAGGTGCTCTCGGCGTTCAATCCGAACGTCAAGGGCAAGCATATCGATCTGTCGAAGACGTACACCAACGAGTTCGTCGATCAGGCCAAGTAA
- a CDS encoding sensor histidine kinase, which produces MPYLVDPAAQAARRRVSLDDTLHARATTPVSDQPATCDLALPAEPASRAARASARPLAQSVARKIDAAREGERTRLAQEIHDGLGAQLTALQLVVARLAMRPPANAAEWQSLCTQIQNAATAAQDAADELVGRNRPPVLDAGLVTALRVWLRGFGEQSGLTCIWRCDDMTRLRVANLSPDAVLALYRIAQEALTNVARHARASRVVVALDGSHRSLKLTISDDGCGLGRGARRKQGHFGLVGMRERCTALGGTLRIGSAQGSGTLVSARLPWHQILPAPAGLHDPESLALHGYAS; this is translated from the coding sequence ATGCCGTATCTCGTCGATCCTGCCGCACAGGCTGCGAGACGTCGCGTGTCGCTTGACGACACGTTGCACGCGCGCGCCACGACGCCGGTATCGGATCAGCCTGCCACCTGCGACCTCGCGTTGCCGGCAGAGCCTGCCTCGCGCGCTGCGCGGGCTTCGGCACGTCCGCTGGCGCAATCGGTCGCCCGCAAGATCGACGCCGCACGCGAAGGCGAGCGCACGCGACTGGCGCAGGAAATCCACGACGGCCTTGGCGCACAGCTCACGGCATTGCAATTGGTGGTGGCGCGTCTGGCGATGCGTCCGCCGGCCAACGCCGCCGAATGGCAATCCCTTTGCACCCAGATTCAGAACGCGGCAACCGCGGCACAAGACGCGGCAGATGAACTCGTCGGCCGTAATCGACCGCCCGTACTCGACGCGGGCCTCGTCACGGCGCTGCGCGTCTGGTTGCGCGGCTTCGGCGAGCAAAGCGGTCTCACGTGCATCTGGCGCTGCGACGACATGACGCGCCTGCGCGTCGCCAATCTTTCCCCCGACGCGGTACTGGCGTTGTACCGTATCGCGCAGGAAGCGCTGACCAACGTTGCCCGGCATGCACGCGCCTCGCGCGTCGTCGTGGCGCTCGACGGCAGCCATCGTTCACTCAAACTCACGATTTCCGACGACGGTTGCGGCCTGGGCCGCGGCGCGCGTCGCAAGCAGGGACATTTCGGATTGGTGGGCATGCGCGAGCGCTGCACGGCGCTCGGCGGCACGCTGCGTATTGGTAGTGCGCAAGGATCAGGGACGCTCGTGAGTGCACGGCTTCCCTGGCATCAAATCCTGCCGGCCCCGGCCGGCCTCCATGACCCGGAATCGCTTGCCCTTCACGGATACGCATCATGA
- a CDS encoding sensor histidine kinase, producing MLSLRVRLLMWLMLPLSLYIGASAWLAYRSAHDTAELVQDRALLTSAQVIAGELTWVDGALRASVPPSALELFASPARDRVFYQVITQDGRLLAGPPDFPHPPLFPKTVPAYSNIEVNGEPLRAISFVRTMYDSGTPHKVAVVVAETMHAHDDMLAQLWEPSLHRQIAMAALAAVLVLIGLTVELHPLIRLKDEVAGRAPQELVPIRAGQLQTELRPIVDAINLCIQRLSAQAQQQRRFVADAAHQLRTPLTLLDTQLQFAAQLDDRAALADVLAAMQTSSRGLADLTNKLLLLSQAEAADTPAFSRSRVDLVAAAAGVLEELVALAQRRDIDLGLETSETHVWVAGNGELFHAMVMNLVDNAIRYIHEGGRVTVAIDRRDGAARLRVIDDGPGIHAEARQRVFERFYRNALPGQPGTGLGLAIVKEIVAASHGTVTLAPGDDGRGLIVTVTLPLDSETEHNAL from the coding sequence ATGCTTAGTCTGCGCGTGCGGCTGCTGATGTGGCTGATGCTCCCGCTCTCGCTCTATATCGGAGCGAGCGCATGGCTGGCCTATCGGAGCGCGCACGATACGGCGGAACTCGTGCAGGACCGGGCCCTGCTCACGTCCGCGCAGGTGATTGCCGGCGAACTGACCTGGGTTGACGGCGCCCTGCGCGCGAGCGTGCCGCCCTCCGCACTCGAATTGTTCGCATCTCCCGCGCGCGACCGGGTGTTCTATCAGGTCATCACGCAAGACGGCCGGCTCCTCGCAGGCCCGCCGGACTTCCCGCATCCGCCGCTCTTTCCGAAGACCGTGCCGGCTTACTCGAACATCGAGGTGAACGGCGAGCCGCTGCGGGCCATCAGCTTCGTGCGCACGATGTACGACTCGGGCACCCCGCACAAGGTGGCCGTGGTGGTGGCCGAAACCATGCACGCGCACGACGACATGCTGGCCCAGTTGTGGGAGCCGTCGCTGCACCGGCAAATCGCCATGGCCGCGCTCGCCGCCGTGCTGGTGCTCATCGGCCTGACGGTCGAGCTGCACCCCCTCATTCGCCTCAAGGACGAAGTCGCCGGACGCGCCCCGCAGGAGCTGGTGCCGATTCGTGCCGGACAACTGCAAACCGAATTGCGACCGATCGTCGATGCGATCAATTTGTGCATCCAGCGCCTCTCGGCGCAGGCACAGCAGCAGCGGCGCTTCGTGGCCGACGCAGCCCATCAGTTGCGCACGCCGCTCACGTTGCTGGACACCCAGTTGCAGTTCGCCGCCCAACTCGACGACCGCGCGGCACTCGCCGACGTACTCGCCGCCATGCAGACGAGCAGCCGCGGACTGGCGGACCTCACCAACAAACTATTGCTGCTCTCGCAGGCCGAGGCGGCCGACACCCCGGCGTTCTCCCGCTCGCGGGTCGATCTGGTCGCCGCGGCAGCCGGGGTGCTCGAGGAGCTCGTGGCGCTCGCGCAACGGCGCGACATCGATCTCGGGCTGGAAACTTCGGAGACCCATGTGTGGGTGGCGGGGAACGGCGAACTGTTTCACGCGATGGTCATGAATCTTGTCGACAATGCGATCCGCTATATCCACGAAGGTGGACGCGTCACGGTGGCTATCGACCGTCGGGATGGCGCCGCCCGCCTGCGGGTGATCGACGACGGGCCCGGGATTCACGCCGAGGCGCGTCAGCGGGTGTTCGAGCGCTTCTATCGGAATGCGTTGCCGGGTCAACCCGGCACGGGCCTCGGGCTGGCCATCGTCAAGGAAATCGTGGCAGCGAGTCACGGCACGGTAACGCTGGCGCCGGGCGACGACGGGCGCGGCCTGATCGTGACCGTCACGCTCCCCCTGGATTCGGAGACCGAACACAACGCCCTATAA
- the fliS gene encoding flagellar export chaperone FliS: MYGQNAANAYRKVGLETGVIAASPHQLIMMLFDGAKAALTKARVHFEDGRIADRGQAITKAIGIIGGLRDGLNMEVGGELSRNLRDLYDYMGRRLLEANLENDVAKVREVDTLLDTIASAWREIAPAAGTGAPAVQAGTGVRYE, from the coding sequence ATGTACGGTCAAAACGCCGCCAACGCATATCGCAAGGTCGGGCTCGAAACAGGCGTGATCGCAGCGAGTCCGCACCAGCTCATCATGATGTTGTTTGACGGGGCCAAAGCCGCGCTTACCAAAGCGCGCGTTCACTTCGAGGACGGCCGCATTGCAGATCGCGGCCAAGCCATCACGAAAGCCATCGGCATCATTGGCGGCCTGCGCGACGGGTTGAACATGGAAGTCGGCGGGGAACTGTCGCGCAATCTGCGCGATCTGTACGACTACATGGGGCGGCGTCTGCTCGAGGCCAACCTCGAAAACGATGTCGCCAAAGTGAGAGAAGTCGACACCCTGCTCGACACGATTGCATCGGCCTGGCGAGAGATCGCTCCGGCTGCCGGCACGGGTGCCCCCGCCGTACAGGCGGGCACCGGAGTGCGTTATGAATGA
- the fliD gene encoding flagellar filament capping protein FliD, with the protein MATSSSAGSISSPGIGSGLDVNALVTSLMQPANNKLTLLKNQESSYQTKLSALGQLQSSLSAFQASLLTLSSASQYLQMSANVADNTILTASSTTGAAAGAYTVNVSQLAQAQSLTTSGVANQTSAIGSGTATKLTFSFGTISGGTLTDGTYSGASFAANASQQPVTITIDSSNNSLQGIRDAINASGAPVNATIVNDGSGTPYRLVLTSKTTGENMSMNITAAAGGDATITNMLTYDATGAQNLTQTAAAQNAKLTVNGLAITSATNSVQNSVQGLSLSLIKTGTTTVTMTNNSSAVTQAVQSFATAYNTLQSTMTTLTKYDPTGQATGALIGDSTVNLVQSQLQQILNGRLPGVQGNGLTSLAQIGVNFQTDGTLTVDTSALSKAMSSGNGFQQLASLLATNGISTDSLVTYNSSSSKTQPGNYAVNITQIATQGTATSSVSLPASTTITASNNQLNIMLDGNNASVVIPAGTYTPDQLATAIQSAINGNSVFSTASSGVSVTQKNGLLTITSNRYGSASRVQVTGGSAFDAVFGANTLKTGVDVQGTIGGLSAVGSGQTLTGGAGTAVDGLKLTIGGTNTGSRGTVAFSQGYASLLNNQVSDFLSTSGAISSATSSLNTTIKQIQQQESDWQDQMTQMQNRYLAQFTALDATMAKLQNTSDYLKQVLGGSSSSSSSSK; encoded by the coding sequence ATGGCAACTTCGAGTTCAGCAGGCAGCATTTCCTCCCCCGGCATCGGCTCGGGTCTGGATGTCAACGCCCTTGTTACGAGCCTGATGCAGCCTGCCAACAACAAGCTCACGCTCCTGAAGAACCAGGAATCCAGTTACCAGACCAAGCTCTCTGCACTCGGTCAGTTGCAGTCCTCGCTGTCTGCGTTCCAGGCGTCGCTCCTGACCCTGTCGAGCGCTTCGCAGTATTTGCAGATGTCGGCAAATGTTGCCGACAACACGATTCTCACCGCATCGAGTACCACGGGTGCTGCGGCCGGCGCTTATACCGTCAACGTCTCGCAACTGGCGCAGGCGCAAAGCCTGACAACGAGCGGCGTGGCCAACCAGACGAGCGCCATCGGTTCCGGCACGGCCACCAAGCTGACCTTCTCGTTCGGCACGATCTCGGGCGGCACGCTCACCGACGGCACGTACTCGGGCGCAAGCTTCGCTGCCAACGCCTCGCAACAGCCGGTGACGATCACCATCGACAGCAGCAACAATTCGCTGCAAGGCATTCGCGATGCGATCAACGCGTCCGGCGCGCCGGTCAATGCAACGATCGTCAACGACGGCAGTGGCACCCCGTATCGCCTTGTGCTGACGTCGAAGACAACGGGCGAGAACATGAGCATGAATATCACCGCGGCCGCCGGGGGCGACGCGACGATTACGAACATGCTCACCTACGACGCGACGGGTGCGCAAAACCTCACGCAAACCGCCGCTGCCCAGAACGCGAAGCTCACTGTCAACGGTCTGGCCATCACCAGCGCCACGAACAGCGTGCAGAATTCCGTGCAGGGCCTGTCGCTGTCGCTCATCAAGACGGGCACCACGACGGTCACGATGACCAACAATTCGAGCGCGGTCACGCAGGCCGTGCAGAGCTTTGCCACGGCGTACAACACGCTGCAAAGCACGATGACCACCCTCACCAAGTACGACCCGACGGGGCAGGCCACCGGCGCGCTGATTGGCGACTCGACGGTAAATCTCGTTCAGAGCCAGTTGCAACAGATCCTGAACGGCCGCCTGCCTGGCGTGCAGGGTAACGGGCTGACCTCGCTCGCGCAGATCGGGGTGAACTTCCAGACGGACGGCACGCTCACGGTCGACACCTCCGCCCTGAGCAAAGCCATGTCGAGCGGCAACGGCTTCCAGCAACTTGCCTCGCTGCTCGCCACCAACGGCATCAGCACGGACAGTCTGGTGACGTACAACAGCTCGTCGAGCAAGACGCAGCCGGGCAACTACGCCGTGAACATCACGCAGATCGCCACGCAAGGCACGGCGACCAGCTCGGTGTCGCTGCCCGCGAGCACCACGATCACGGCATCGAACAACCAGTTAAACATCATGCTCGACGGCAACAACGCGAGCGTGGTCATCCCGGCCGGCACCTATACGCCGGACCAACTCGCCACGGCCATCCAGTCGGCGATCAACGGCAACAGCGTGTTCTCCACTGCCAGCTCGGGGGTGAGCGTCACGCAGAAAAATGGCCTTCTGACCATCACGTCGAATCGCTACGGTTCGGCCTCGCGCGTACAGGTCACGGGCGGCTCGGCTTTCGACGCCGTGTTCGGCGCCAACACGCTCAAGACGGGCGTAGACGTGCAAGGGACCATCGGCGGCCTGTCCGCAGTGGGCAGCGGTCAGACGCTCACGGGCGGCGCCGGCACAGCCGTCGACGGCCTGAAGCTGACCATTGGCGGCACGAATACGGGCAGCCGCGGCACGGTGGCATTCTCGCAAGGCTATGCCTCGTTGCTGAACAACCAGGTGTCGGACTTCCTGAGCACGTCGGGCGCGATCTCGTCGGCCACAAGCAGCCTGAACACCACGATCAAGCAGATCCAGCAACAGGAATCGGACTGGCAGGACCAGATGACGCAGATGCAGAATCGCTATCTGGCGCAGTTCACGGCGCTGGATGCGACGATGGCAAAATTGCAGAACACGAGCGACTACCTCAAGCAAGTGCTTGGCGGTTCGTCGTCCTCGTCGTCATCCTCGAAGTAA
- a CDS encoding response regulator → MTLRVLIVDDHAIVRQGVRQLLSDSGSIAVIGEADCGAEALEMTDAAQWDIVLLDISLPDTNGLEILKTLRRKHPRLPIMIFSMYGEGQFALRALKAGAAGYLSKRSNAQQLVSAVRQVASGRKYVSPMVAETLADYLGPDADQPPHERLSDREYQTLCMIGSGKRLTDIANALSLSVKTVSVYRTRLLEKMRLNNNAELTYYVMQHGLVSAEMGPVCA, encoded by the coding sequence ATGACGCTTAGAGTGCTCATCGTCGACGACCACGCCATCGTGCGCCAGGGCGTCCGGCAGTTGCTCTCCGATAGCGGGAGCATCGCCGTCATCGGCGAAGCCGATTGCGGCGCGGAAGCGCTGGAGATGACCGACGCAGCGCAGTGGGACATCGTCCTGCTCGACATTTCGCTGCCCGACACAAACGGTCTTGAGATTCTCAAGACGTTGCGACGCAAACATCCTCGTTTGCCGATCATGATCTTCAGCATGTACGGGGAAGGCCAGTTCGCGCTGCGCGCACTCAAGGCCGGCGCTGCCGGTTATTTGAGCAAGCGCTCGAACGCGCAACAACTGGTCTCGGCCGTGCGACAAGTGGCCTCGGGCCGTAAGTACGTAAGCCCGATGGTCGCCGAGACGCTCGCCGACTACCTCGGCCCGGACGCCGACCAGCCGCCCCACGAGCGCCTGTCCGACCGCGAGTATCAGACGCTTTGCATGATCGGCTCGGGCAAGCGCCTGACCGACATCGCCAACGCGCTCTCCCTCTCGGTCAAGACCGTCAGCGTCTATCGCACCCGCCTGCTGGAAAAGATGCGCCTGAACAACAACGCCGAACTCACGTATTACGTGATGCAACACGGCCTGGTCAGCGCCGAGATGGGGCCGGTCTGCGCGTAG